In a single window of the Ancylobacter polymorphus genome:
- a CDS encoding trifunctional serine/threonine-protein kinase/ATP-binding protein/sensor histidine kinase, whose product MNSRTPAQHVEDAGIASAPGTAYLLSNELVGRLGVKGDEWWGRLRVTARTVEAGIESWHALDAEGGSWLIRSARWNSAAACRLQLGAALALRLGEDLAEVPAFLGAPERFALAYPHPKRRTLADLALGKAGLADFLALAVAVASALARLHAAGVVHGALVPGRLLLDADMRVRFAEFEAGAGAGAGPAQDHATLRQELPYAAPELLRTDPAPADARADLYAIGVILYEQLTGALPLAADGLAGWLHAHVAMEAPSVRQRRPDVPPVLDALLLKLLSKDARARYQTAEALAADLRRVARALDRNGQAETFPLARGEFADAAQVATRLFGRREESRALAEAYAAFRAAAAPHVLLVSGPPGAGKSTLVETFLTELRGQGVICAAAKGVQLRQGAPLAPLRQALRRILAQFMAGDATALTAAQARLATVSGCGRLLAELAPDLPFLPPDASAPRDVPAQLAQARLARIFIETFGALAAPENPVVLFFDDLQWFDHASLAVLRQLCDAPPAHVLVIGSYRTEARHRMNLRELLDAAVRAAPEVRLQPLAARDTAELVAFTLKSTAEEVRGLAEIVHREAGGNPFHAGQLLQRLRDERILRFDAERHEWVWDAERLGQPQGIPDLMNRRIDALSPLQRGVLQHCASLGGRCSAAAAARLSGISVEQAASAAGALVAAGLLHRVGADYAIVHDRVLEAAYARMTPEHRAREHLNNARLLAAGDIATDRNLALDIAAQIERCELDSLSAQDRARFARIVMVAARLCRSAGDAERALHCVDLIRRMAADPAEAGALPGFDVEWLRCDCLLALAQVEEALDALDALPALARDAFDLADIQRLRALALTVKSAYPEAIAAALDGLRKLDIALDAAPTLQQIDARYHACRERLDAMGLDALLALPDMTDRRARAALALLSTLISSFFVEGELRFLHTISILELSLAHGLAPETAYGLAFFGMQSAQHYAAYERGAELAAAATTLAARDGYEAQRTATLIALDQVSAWTQPIRTALDHAREGARIGQAAGDVGMTCYARNHIASNLLILGERLDRLRVELVDSLAKTAEVGYADIEQILAAQLAFVDDLASTDRAPVPAEPASHSSSVATSFWTEHYAGLRCFYRGDYDAAARHLTRADALAWAAAAHIDTAQSCFFLALARLRTLPAEAPLAARLDGLSEARARFAGWARLNPETFGGKHLLLEAEAARLEGRFESAAALFEQAAGAAGAAGFLHDQALAHELAAQLYLGARLVAPAQGCLRAAARFYRQWGAHGKAARLGAAPEPMDDADTRVAAPERMQNQLDLAVVRSASQALAEEIGLEQVVRTLMKSMVVHAGAQFGLLLLLRGGAPVIEAAARVRHQAVEIELRPDAAPEQLMPSSVLQTVWRTGKPVTLADAALEAPDRGLSMGRSSIRSLACIPLLKRGELIGILYLENALAAEVFTPRRMAMLDVLAPQAAISLDAARLYGDLMEENLRRARAEFDLREARSELARTTQLTAMGSFASSIAHEINQPLGSIVSYAEAALRWMNRPEPDLEEVKSNLHGIRNAGRRAADILQALRALVKQAPSSLAPLRIESVVEEVLALLAPEIAAAGVTLATALAPESRAVLADRVQLQQVMFNLVTNALHAMGDPARAERTLSITTTTTGDWVEVTVEDSGCGMAPELLGRIFQPFFTTKATGMGVGLAICRSIVELHGGTLDARSVEGRGSAFRLRLPFHAEAAS is encoded by the coding sequence ATGAACTCCAGGACCCCCGCGCAGCATGTCGAGGACGCCGGCATCGCCAGCGCCCCCGGCACCGCCTACCTTCTCAGTAATGAGCTCGTTGGTCGCCTCGGCGTCAAGGGCGACGAATGGTGGGGGCGCCTGAGGGTAACGGCACGGACCGTCGAGGCGGGGATCGAGAGCTGGCACGCGCTCGACGCGGAGGGCGGAAGCTGGCTCATCCGCAGCGCGCGCTGGAACAGCGCGGCGGCCTGCCGGCTGCAGCTTGGCGCCGCTCTCGCCCTACGGCTGGGCGAAGACCTCGCCGAGGTCCCGGCCTTTCTCGGCGCGCCGGAGAGGTTCGCCCTCGCCTATCCCCACCCTAAGCGACGCACCCTCGCGGACCTCGCCCTAGGCAAGGCCGGCCTTGCCGACTTTCTCGCCCTCGCCGTGGCGGTGGCGAGCGCGCTGGCGCGGCTGCACGCGGCTGGTGTCGTTCATGGCGCGCTGGTGCCGGGACGGCTGTTGCTCGACGCGGACATGCGTGTGCGTTTCGCCGAGTTCGAGGCTGGTGCCGGCGCGGGCGCCGGCCCTGCGCAGGACCACGCGACGCTGCGGCAGGAGCTGCCCTATGCCGCGCCCGAATTGCTGCGCACCGATCCGGCGCCGGCCGATGCCCGTGCCGACCTCTACGCCATCGGCGTCATTCTCTACGAGCAGCTGACCGGCGCGCTGCCTCTGGCCGCCGATGGCCTCGCCGGCTGGCTTCACGCCCATGTGGCGATGGAAGCGCCCTCGGTGCGGCAGCGGCGGCCGGACGTGCCGCCCGTGCTCGACGCCCTCCTGCTCAAGCTGCTGAGCAAGGACGCCCGCGCGCGCTACCAGACCGCCGAGGCGCTGGCGGCCGATCTGCGGCGCGTGGCGCGCGCGCTCGACCGCAACGGACAGGCGGAGACCTTCCCCCTCGCGCGCGGGGAGTTCGCCGATGCCGCGCAGGTCGCCACACGGCTGTTCGGGCGGCGGGAGGAGAGCCGGGCTCTGGCCGAGGCTTATGCGGCTTTCCGTGCTGCTGCGGCGCCGCATGTCCTGCTGGTGTCCGGCCCGCCCGGCGCCGGCAAATCCACGCTGGTCGAGACCTTTCTGACCGAGCTGCGGGGCCAGGGCGTGATCTGTGCCGCCGCCAAGGGCGTGCAATTGCGGCAGGGCGCGCCCCTCGCGCCGCTGCGGCAGGCACTGCGGCGGATACTGGCGCAGTTTATGGCCGGGGACGCCACCGCGCTCACGGCCGCGCAGGCGCGCCTCGCCACCGTGAGCGGATGCGGCCGGCTCCTCGCCGAACTGGCGCCGGACCTGCCCTTCCTGCCGCCGGACGCCTCCGCCCCGCGCGATGTCCCCGCGCAACTGGCGCAGGCCCGCTTGGCGCGAATCTTCATCGAGACCTTCGGCGCCCTCGCCGCGCCGGAGAACCCGGTGGTGCTGTTCTTCGACGACCTGCAATGGTTCGACCATGCCAGCCTCGCCGTGCTGCGCCAGCTCTGCGACGCGCCGCCCGCCCATGTGCTGGTGATTGGTTCCTACCGCACGGAGGCGCGCCATCGGATGAACCTGCGCGAGCTGCTCGATGCGGCCGTTCGTGCGGCACCGGAAGTGCGCCTGCAACCGCTCGCGGCTCGCGACACGGCCGAGTTGGTCGCCTTCACGCTCAAGAGCACGGCGGAGGAGGTGCGCGGCCTCGCCGAGATCGTCCACCGCGAGGCCGGGGGCAATCCGTTCCATGCCGGCCAGTTGCTGCAAAGGCTGCGCGACGAGCGCATTCTGCGGTTCGACGCGGAGCGCCATGAGTGGGTGTGGGACGCCGAACGCCTCGGCCAGCCGCAGGGCATTCCCGACCTGATGAACCGGCGCATCGACGCGCTGTCACCGCTCCAGCGTGGCGTCCTCCAGCATTGCGCTAGTCTCGGCGGGCGCTGCTCAGCGGCCGCGGCGGCGCGGCTGTCAGGCATCAGCGTCGAGCAGGCCGCGAGCGCCGCCGGCGCGCTGGTCGCCGCGGGCCTGCTGCACCGGGTGGGGGCGGATTACGCCATCGTCCATGACCGGGTGCTGGAAGCGGCCTATGCGCGGATGACGCCGGAGCACCGGGCGCGCGAGCATCTCAACAATGCGCGGCTGCTGGCCGCCGGCGACATCGCGACCGACCGCAACCTCGCCCTCGATATCGCCGCCCAGATCGAACGCTGCGAGCTCGACAGCCTTTCCGCGCAGGACCGCGCTCGCTTCGCCCGCATCGTCATGGTGGCGGCGCGGCTGTGCCGGAGCGCGGGCGATGCCGAGCGCGCGCTGCACTGCGTGGACCTGATCCGGCGCATGGCCGCCGATCCGGCTGAGGCCGGAGCGCTGCCCGGCTTCGACGTGGAATGGCTGCGCTGCGACTGCCTGCTGGCGCTGGCGCAGGTCGAGGAGGCGCTCGACGCGCTGGACGCCCTGCCGGCGCTGGCGCGCGACGCCTTCGACCTCGCCGACATCCAACGCCTTCGCGCGCTGGCCTTGACGGTCAAGAGCGCCTATCCCGAGGCGATCGCGGCGGCGCTGGACGGGTTGAGAAAGCTCGACATCGCGCTCGACGCGGCACCGACCCTCCAACAGATCGATGCGCGCTACCACGCCTGCCGGGAGCGGCTCGACGCGATGGGCCTCGACGCGCTGCTGGCGCTGCCCGACATGACCGACCGGCGGGCGCGCGCGGCGCTGGCGCTGCTCTCCACCCTCATCTCGTCCTTCTTCGTCGAAGGCGAACTGCGCTTCCTGCACACGATCTCTATTCTCGAACTCTCCCTCGCTCATGGGTTGGCGCCCGAAACCGCCTATGGCCTCGCTTTCTTCGGCATGCAGAGCGCCCAGCATTACGCCGCCTATGAGCGCGGTGCCGAACTCGCGGCGGCGGCGACCACCCTCGCCGCCCGCGACGGGTATGAGGCGCAGCGCACGGCAACGCTCATCGCCCTCGATCAGGTCAGCGCCTGGACCCAGCCGATCCGCACCGCGCTCGACCACGCCCGCGAAGGCGCCCGGATCGGACAGGCGGCCGGCGATGTCGGCATGACCTGCTATGCCCGCAACCATATCGCTTCCAACCTGCTGATCCTTGGCGAGCGGCTGGACCGGCTGCGGGTGGAGCTGGTCGACAGCCTCGCGAAGACCGCTGAGGTCGGCTATGCCGATATCGAGCAGATCCTCGCCGCGCAGCTCGCCTTCGTCGACGATCTCGCCTCGACGGACCGCGCGCCCGTCCCGGCCGAACCGGCCTCGCACAGCTCCTCCGTCGCCACGAGCTTCTGGACCGAGCATTACGCCGGGCTGCGCTGTTTCTATCGCGGCGATTACGACGCCGCCGCGCGCCATCTCACCCGCGCGGACGCGCTCGCCTGGGCGGCGGCGGCACATATCGACACGGCGCAATCCTGCTTCTTCCTCGCCCTCGCAAGGCTGCGCACCCTGCCGGCCGAGGCGCCGCTCGCCGCGCGCCTTGACGGCCTGAGCGAGGCCCGCGCGCGCTTTGCCGGCTGGGCGCGGCTCAACCCCGAAACCTTCGGCGGCAAGCATCTGCTGCTGGAAGCCGAGGCGGCACGGCTTGAGGGGCGCTTCGAAAGCGCGGCGGCGCTGTTCGAACAGGCCGCCGGCGCGGCGGGCGCCGCCGGCTTCCTCCACGACCAGGCCCTCGCCCACGAACTGGCTGCGCAGCTCTATCTGGGCGCGCGTCTCGTGGCGCCGGCGCAGGGTTGCCTGCGCGCGGCGGCGCGCTTCTACCGGCAATGGGGCGCCCATGGCAAGGCCGCGCGGCTCGGCGCCGCGCCGGAGCCCATGGACGATGCCGACACGCGCGTCGCCGCGCCGGAGCGGATGCAGAACCAGCTCGACCTCGCCGTGGTCAGGTCGGCCTCACAGGCATTGGCGGAAGAAATCGGGCTGGAACAGGTCGTCCGCACGCTGATGAAGAGCATGGTGGTGCATGCGGGCGCGCAGTTCGGCCTGCTGCTGCTGCTGCGCGGCGGCGCGCCGGTCATCGAGGCCGCGGCGCGGGTGCGTCACCAGGCGGTCGAGATCGAGCTGCGGCCGGACGCGGCGCCGGAACAGCTCATGCCCTCCTCCGTGCTGCAGACGGTGTGGCGCACGGGCAAGCCGGTGACGCTGGCCGATGCGGCGCTGGAAGCGCCCGATCGCGGCCTGTCGATGGGGCGGAGCAGCATCCGCTCGCTCGCCTGTATCCCGCTCCTCAAGCGCGGCGAACTCATCGGCATTCTCTATCTCGAAAACGCGCTGGCGGCCGAGGTGTTTACCCCGCGCCGCATGGCGATGCTCGACGTGCTGGCCCCGCAGGCGGCCATCTCGCTGGACGCCGCCCGGCTCTATGGCGACCTGATGGAAGAGAATCTGCGCCGCGCGCGGGCGGAATTCGACCTGCGCGAGGCCCGCAGCGAACTGGCGCGCACCACCCAACTGACCGCCATGGGCAGTTTCGCGTCCTCCATCGCCCATGAGATCAACCAGCCGCTCGGCAGTATCGTCTCCTATGCCGAGGCGGCGCTGCGCTGGATGAACCGGCCGGAGCCGGATCTGGAGGAGGTGAAGAGCAATCTGCACGGCATTCGCAATGCCGGGCGGCGGGCCGCCGACATCCTCCAGGCCCTGCGCGCGCTGGTGAAGCAGGCGCCCTCCTCGCTCGCCCCGCTGCGGATCGAAAGCGTGGTCGAGGAGGTGCTGGCGCTGCTGGCACCGGAGATCGCCGCTGCCGGGGTGACGCTCGCCACCGCCCTCGCCCCGGAAAGCCGCGCCGTGCTGGCGGACCGGGTGCAGTTGCAGCAGGTGATGTTCAACCTCGTCACCAATGCGCTGCACGCCATGGGCGATCCGGCACGCGCAGAACGCACATTGAGCATCACCACCACCACGACCGGGGACTGGGTCGAGGTGACGGTCGAGGACAGCGGCTGCGGCATGGCGCCGGAACTTCTGGGGCGGATCTTCCAGCCCTTCTTCACCACCAAGGCCACCGGCATGGGGGTGGGGCTCGCCATCTGCCGCTCCATCGTCGAATTGCATGGCGGCACGCTGGACGCGCGGTCGGTGGAGGGACGGGGCAGCGCCTTCCGCCTCCGCCTGCCCTTCCACGCCGAGGCGGCCAGCTGA
- a CDS encoding xanthine dehydrogenase family protein molybdopterin-binding subunit has protein sequence MRPSRRDFLKLASVCGISLSVAPVASAQVPDFTTRETLPGRGVAHPALGRVDGVAKVTGGKLYAADFRAADLPGWPATTHHALLVRAPDATHLYEGLDLAALPPQATPTLVVTAEDIKRIGARVPEFYAGDLFCPVGTTPLYLGQPVALLLFETFDAYDVARVAFRAGNLLKFGKETGPLAGANYGAFRFTRVAGAEPGAPDIYSPLQEGWISPGFVDGGSGRPIWRVLPDEKGPDYVKGAAYGEAIRAELEAVNPAVLTLDRSFETQSVDPMFLEPETGLAWYDPATKTLDMVIGVQSPFEAAEAVAHLLGAAQADHKPATINTRFCYVGGGFGGRDHTPFPLYVALAAMFFPGRPVRLAHDRFQQFQGGVKRHAFKMRSQIGVDRKSGLITAFAADHVLDGGGLANYSVSVAVVGATGAIGMYAVPKVDVTTVAEHTRGVTAGSMRGYGTLQTMTALETLVDEACTALSLDPIEFRRRNALKVGARTMTGNPYSVSVRAPEILDRLQTQAIWRDRAREKAAARSGFLIGTGVACAAKDYGTGADCSLGAVSIDPQGRVSINGDAVEMGNGIGTALANRVATHIGAIADEVTVAQIDVFDGLELVTSGDPYSISQADQDQAARDPRWVPAISSATSASIGAHVGTQAAAEAARVVFRFGLWPAALALWGVAPHDPRAERWTEAYWQGETLLFSGLPPLRLKALAAKAHEQGGVTGAMAHAFSRWAWAEATFALPEGEWSAEIDALAVRRGSGRYQRLDRKAVAFPPADYNRIGTAFASMCGTSVRIEIERATGILRIVKAYSVLECGKALVPEVVLGQAQGGFAMGVGYALLEDLPPFEDGPGNGTWNLGQYVVARGSDLPLHDLDIEVLPPLAANEPPKGMAEVVMIPVVPALLNAIFDATGHRFYALPVTPEMIKGVLA, from the coding sequence ATGCGACCTTCGCGCCGCGATTTTCTGAAGCTGGCTTCGGTCTGCGGCATTTCGCTTTCCGTCGCGCCGGTCGCGAGCGCTCAGGTTCCAGACTTCACCACACGCGAGACGCTTCCGGGACGCGGCGTCGCGCATCCCGCATTGGGCCGCGTCGACGGCGTCGCCAAAGTCACCGGCGGCAAGCTCTATGCCGCCGATTTTCGGGCCGCCGATCTGCCGGGGTGGCCGGCCACGACCCACCATGCGCTGCTGGTGCGGGCGCCGGATGCCACGCATCTCTATGAAGGACTCGATCTGGCGGCGCTCCCGCCCCAGGCGACGCCAACACTCGTGGTGACGGCGGAAGACATCAAGCGCATCGGCGCGCGTGTGCCGGAGTTCTATGCCGGCGACCTGTTCTGCCCGGTCGGCACCACGCCGCTCTATCTCGGCCAGCCCGTCGCGTTGCTGCTGTTCGAGACCTTCGATGCCTATGATGTCGCCCGCGTCGCCTTCCGCGCCGGCAACTTGCTGAAGTTCGGCAAGGAGACCGGGCCGCTGGCGGGGGCGAATTATGGCGCCTTTCGCTTTACCCGTGTCGCCGGTGCTGAACCCGGTGCGCCGGACATCTACTCGCCGCTGCAGGAAGGCTGGATCAGCCCCGGCTTCGTCGACGGCGGTTCGGGCCGGCCGATCTGGCGGGTGCTGCCGGATGAGAAGGGCCCCGACTATGTCAAAGGCGCCGCCTATGGCGAGGCGATCCGCGCGGAGCTCGAGGCCGTCAATCCGGCGGTGCTGACGCTTGACCGTTCGTTCGAGACGCAGTCGGTCGATCCGATGTTTCTTGAACCGGAAACGGGGCTTGCCTGGTACGACCCGGCGACCAAGACGCTCGACATGGTCATCGGCGTGCAGTCGCCCTTCGAGGCGGCGGAGGCGGTAGCCCATCTGCTCGGCGCGGCGCAGGCCGACCACAAGCCCGCCACGATCAACACGCGCTTCTGCTATGTCGGGGGAGGTTTCGGCGGGCGAGACCATACGCCCTTTCCGCTCTATGTCGCGCTGGCGGCCATGTTCTTCCCCGGACGCCCGGTGCGGCTCGCCCATGACCGGTTTCAGCAGTTTCAGGGCGGGGTGAAGCGCCACGCGTTCAAGATGCGCTCGCAGATCGGCGTCGACCGCAAAAGCGGCCTGATCACCGCCTTTGCGGCCGATCATGTGCTCGATGGTGGCGGGCTTGCGAACTATTCCGTCAGCGTCGCGGTGGTCGGGGCCACCGGCGCCATCGGCATGTATGCCGTCCCCAAGGTCGACGTCACCACCGTTGCCGAGCATACGCGCGGCGTCACCGCCGGCTCGATGCGCGGCTACGGCACGCTGCAGACGATGACGGCGCTGGAGACGCTGGTGGATGAAGCCTGCACGGCGCTCTCGCTCGACCCTATCGAGTTCCGCCGCAGGAACGCGCTCAAGGTCGGGGCGCGCACCATGACCGGCAATCCCTATTCCGTCTCGGTCCGCGCGCCTGAAATTCTCGACAGGCTGCAGACGCAGGCGATCTGGCGAGATCGGGCCAGGGAGAAGGCGGCGGCACGCAGCGGATTCCTCATCGGCACCGGCGTCGCGTGCGCGGCGAAAGACTACGGCACCGGCGCGGATTGCTCGCTCGGCGCCGTCTCTATCGATCCGCAGGGGCGTGTCTCGATCAATGGCGACGCGGTCGAGATGGGCAATGGTATTGGCACGGCACTGGCGAACCGTGTCGCCACCCATATCGGTGCAATTGCCGACGAAGTGACCGTCGCGCAGATCGACGTGTTCGACGGGCTCGAACTGGTGACCTCGGGCGATCCCTATTCGATATCGCAGGCCGATCAGGACCAGGCCGCGCGCGACCCGCGCTGGGTGCCGGCCATCTCGTCCGCCACCAGCGCCTCCATCGGCGCGCATGTCGGCACGCAGGCCGCGGCGGAGGCCGCACGTGTGGTGTTCCGATTTGGCTTGTGGCCGGCGGCGCTGGCGCTGTGGGGTGTCGCGCCCCATGATCCGCGCGCCGAGCGGTGGACCGAGGCCTATTGGCAGGGCGAGACGCTGCTGTTCTCGGGGCTCCCGCCGCTTCGGCTGAAGGCCCTTGCGGCGAAAGCTCACGAGCAGGGGGGCGTGACGGGTGCGATGGCGCACGCCTTCTCGCGCTGGGCCTGGGCGGAAGCGACCTTTGCGCTCCCCGAGGGCGAGTGGAGCGCCGAGATCGATGCGCTGGCCGTGCGGCGCGGCAGCGGCCGCTATCAGCGGCTGGACCGCAAGGCGGTGGCCTTCCCGCCGGCGGACTACAACCGGATCGGCACCGCCTTCGCCTCGATGTGCGGGACCTCGGTGCGGATCGAAATCGAGCGCGCGACAGGCATTCTGCGGATCGTCAAGGCGTACAGCGTGCTTGAATGCGGCAAGGCCCTGGTTCCGGAAGTCGTGCTCGGCCAGGCGCAGGGTGGCTTCGCCATGGGCGTTGGCTATGCGCTGCTGGAGGATCTGCCGCCCTTCGAGGATGGGCCGGGCAATGGCACGTGGAACCTCGGCCAATATGTCGTCGCGCGGGGCTCCGATCTGCCGCTGCACGATCTCGATATCGAGGTGCTGCCGCCGCTCGCTGCCAATGAGCCGCCCAAGGGAATGGCCGAGGTGGTGATGATCCCGGTCGTGCCGGCGCTGCTCAACGCGATCTTTGATGCGACGGGTCATCGTTTCTACGCGCTGCCGGTGACGCCCGAGATGATCAAGGGAGTGCTCGCGTGA
- a CDS encoding Isoquinoline 1-oxidoreductase subunit has product MNKRHLMLWGAVVTVSVLTAGITSRNGLATPTDTPANALASPESFATIADPATRSAAYFTELGKVLTSPRCTNCHPATDRPRQGDAKRLHQPPVYRGVDGMGLASLRCSSCHGGANFDPAGMPGHPAWHLAPAEMAWEGRTVAQICEQIKDPARNGGRSLHELIEHIGDDTLVGWAWHPGPGRTPAPGTQAEAKALVIAWVESGAACP; this is encoded by the coding sequence ATGAACAAGCGCCATCTGATGTTGTGGGGGGCGGTGGTGACGGTCAGCGTGCTGACGGCCGGCATCACCAGTCGGAACGGGCTGGCGACCCCGACCGACACCCCGGCGAATGCGCTGGCGTCACCTGAGAGCTTTGCGACGATCGCCGATCCCGCCACGCGCTCGGCGGCCTATTTCACCGAACTCGGCAAGGTGCTGACCAGCCCGCGCTGCACCAACTGCCATCCGGCCACGGATCGTCCCCGGCAGGGCGACGCCAAGCGGCTGCACCAGCCGCCGGTCTATCGTGGCGTCGACGGTATGGGGCTCGCCAGCCTGCGCTGTTCCAGCTGCCATGGCGGGGCGAATTTCGATCCGGCCGGGATGCCGGGTCATCCCGCCTGGCATCTCGCGCCCGCGGAAATGGCGTGGGAGGGCCGGACCGTCGCGCAGATCTGTGAGCAGATCAAGGATCCCGCCCGCAATGGCGGCAGGTCGCTGCACGAGCTGATCGAGCATATCGGCGATGACACGCTGGTCGGCTGGGCGTGGCATCCCGGCCCCGGACGAACGCCGGCGCCGGGCACGCAGGCCGAGGCCAAGGCGCTGGTGATCGCCTGGGTCGAGAGCGGAGCCGCCTGTCCCTGA
- a CDS encoding AraC family transcriptional regulator — MASVHDFGRRKFPRAELLFSSARRNWSGMAAEIRNHPAGEIPPPVPQQMEITLALRGAEGARVQRRAGGELQDTAVRRGTVWLCPIGVVEDSIRITDDLQDVLHIYIGREVFADMSRDLSRPVAPEEIAYRADVDDDFLRQVGFRVQAELEQESSAGRLLVDSLTRALAAHLVSLYAGERRPPLGDVSLDRNRLRRVIDYINDNIESELLLAELSDIACLSVHHFARAFRSAMGVPPHRFISSLRVERAQDLLLHSDLSLAEIAHACRFSSQSTFTRAFRRHVGISPGEFRRGAK; from the coding sequence ATGGCGAGCGTGCACGATTTTGGCCGCCGCAAGTTTCCCCGGGCCGAGCTTCTGTTCAGTTCCGCGCGGCGCAACTGGTCGGGGATGGCGGCCGAGATCCGCAACCATCCGGCGGGCGAGATACCGCCGCCCGTTCCGCAACAGATGGAAATCACTCTGGCCCTGCGCGGCGCGGAGGGCGCGCGGGTGCAGCGCCGGGCGGGCGGGGAACTTCAGGACACGGCCGTACGGCGCGGCACGGTATGGCTGTGCCCTATCGGGGTCGTTGAAGACTCCATCCGCATCACCGACGACCTGCAGGACGTGCTGCACATCTATATCGGCCGCGAGGTGTTCGCCGACATGTCGCGCGACCTCTCGCGCCCGGTGGCGCCGGAAGAGATCGCCTATCGCGCGGATGTCGACGACGATTTTCTCCGGCAAGTCGGCTTCCGCGTTCAGGCCGAGCTGGAACAGGAAAGCTCGGCCGGCCGGCTGCTGGTCGACAGCCTGACCCGCGCCCTCGCGGCGCATCTCGTCTCGCTCTATGCGGGCGAGCGGCGCCCGCCATTGGGCGACGTGTCGCTCGACCGCAACCGGCTGCGCCGTGTCATCGACTACATCAACGACAACATCGAATCCGAACTGCTGCTGGCCGAGCTTTCGGACATTGCCTGCCTGAGCGTGCATCATTTCGCCCGCGCCTTCCGCTCCGCCATGGGTGTGCCGCCGCACCGCTTCATCAGTTCCCTGCGGGTGGAACGGGCGCAGGATTTGCTGCTGCACAGCGATTTAAGCCTGGCGGAAATCGCCCATGCCTGCCGCTTTTCCTCGCAATCGACCTTCACGCGGGCTTTTCGCCGCCATGTCGGCATCTCCCCCGGCGAGTTCCGGCGCGGGGCGAAGTGA
- a CDS encoding (2Fe-2S)-binding protein, which translates to MTMLSLTINGRAVGPLDVRPDLSMNDFLREVLGMTGTKFGCGAAQCLSCAVIVDLDDGTSVTRPTCVVPALDFNNQTIRTVEGHAVNGVLTPLQVSFVEHFAFQCGYCTPGFLNEGQVLLERLEKQKVARADLERTIMEALDGHICRCSGYVKYHQAVRDVILADPSRFLAA; encoded by the coding sequence GTGACGATGTTGTCGCTGACGATCAATGGTCGCGCGGTTGGCCCGCTGGACGTTCGCCCGGACCTGTCGATGAACGACTTCCTGCGCGAAGTGCTCGGCATGACCGGCACCAAGTTCGGCTGCGGGGCGGCGCAGTGCCTGAGTTGTGCCGTGATCGTCGATCTCGATGACGGCACCAGCGTGACAAGGCCGACCTGTGTCGTCCCGGCGCTCGATTTCAACAACCAGACGATCCGGACCGTGGAAGGCCATGCCGTCAACGGTGTGCTGACGCCGTTGCAAGTGAGCTTTGTCGAGCATTTCGCCTTCCAGTGCGGCTATTGCACCCCCGGCTTTCTCAATGAGGGGCAAGTGCTGCTGGAGCGGCTGGAAAAGCAGAAAGTGGCGCGCGCGGATCTCGAGCGCACCATCATGGAAGCGCTGGACGGCCATATCTGCCGTTGCTCCGGCTATGTGAAATATCATCAGGCAGTGCGCGATGTGATCCTTGCCGATCCTTCGCGCTTCCTCGCGGCGTGA
- a CDS encoding DUF6476 family protein, protein MTSPDSDDTLDPAAERVLRRMRRFAAFSGLIMLLGFLAVFGAIGYKLMSGRKSAPAEIAGTIQLPKGAEVRAAVVSGDLIAVTVLRDGRVETHLFDLETRAPRGVLGFASTP, encoded by the coding sequence ATGACTTCTCCTGATTCCGACGACACGCTCGACCCCGCGGCCGAGCGCGTGCTGCGCCGCATGCGCCGCTTCGCCGCCTTTTCCGGGCTTATCATGCTTCTGGGCTTTCTCGCCGTCTTCGGGGCCATCGGATACAAGCTGATGAGCGGCAGGAAAAGCGCGCCGGCGGAAATCGCCGGCACGATCCAGTTGCCCAAGGGTGCGGAGGTGCGCGCGGCCGTCGTTTCCGGCGACCTGATCGCCGTGACGGTTTTGCGTGACGGGCGCGTGGAGACGCATCTGTTCGATCTCGAGACCCGCGCGCCGCGTGGGGTGCTCGGTTTCGCCAGCACGCCGTGA